The following proteins are encoded in a genomic region of Cryptomeria japonica chromosome 11, Sugi_1.0, whole genome shotgun sequence:
- the LOC131049513 gene encoding SUN domain-containing protein 1-like codes for MGCSDPDEEDSANATRSPKSVIDYSHAVTSYSSKEDYHERSEKAVKRKARPKKDLGFSYPQTEVYTKLQKTQERARKNTKRCCPKSLNIFFFCSFLVALVSAIMPISLYMEWPLSKDYPSSFMPTLRWLHSFSNESNTNLEELQATLERFSRRIEKWLERQLGLADEKLAGELEKLKSEMEVAIRDNFHVFTNQLDNMDERLKEVEEYVKIFQAKGLLNQTEAMDLINSALKEKNEVGDMKGVISLDDIRAATRRMIEAEIEKHSADGVGRVDYAIASGGGKVLSHSEGYYPGEAISWSQVSNRLLSLNHPFANGIVKPGFGEPGRCLPLKGSNVFIIIGLRTSIFAEAISLEHVSKRVAYDLTSAPKQFKVYGSTSKNENQKSSWIVLGEFTYDIYAEKYIQTFNLLNGNSAEKKISRVKLHILSNHGSQTHTCIYRVRVHGHE; via the exons atgggtTGCAGCGATCCTGATGAAGAAGATTCTGCAAATGCTACAAGGTCCCCAAAATCTGTGATAGATTATTCTCATGCAGTGACTTCATATTCTTCAAAGGAGGATTACCATGAAAGATCTGAAAAAGCTGTGAAAAGAAAAGCTCGTCCCAAAAAGGATTTAGGGTTCAGTTATCCTCAAACTGAAGTATATACAAAGCTACAAAAGACCCAAGAACGTGCCAGAAAAAATACAAAAAGGTGCTGTCCTAAATCTCTGAATATATTTTTTTTCTGTAGCTTTTTGGTTGCTTTGGTTTCTGCTATAATGCCTATATCATTGTACATGGAATGGCCGTTAAGTAAAGATTACCCATCATCATTTATGCCAACACTTAGATGGCTTCATAGTTTCTCAAATGAGTCTAATACTAATTTGGAGGAGCTTCAAGCCACATTGGAGAGATTTTCCAGAAGGATAGAGAAATGGTTAGAGAGGCAGCTAGGTTTGGCAGATGAGAAGCTGGCTGGAGAGTTGGAGAAGCTAAAATCTGAAATGGAGGTGGCCATCAGAGACAATTTTCATGTATTTACAAACCAGCTTGATAACATGGATGAGCGACTGAAAGAGGTGGAagagtatgtgaaaatatttcaagcaAAGGGTCTTCTTAACCAAACAGAGGCCATGGATCTCATCAACAGTGCTTTGAAAGAAAAGAATGAAGTTGGGGACATGAAGGGTGTGATTAGCTTGGATGATATCAGGGCTGCAACAAGAAGGATGATTGAAGCAGAGATTGAAAAGCATTCTGCTGATGGAGTTGGAAGAGTGGATTATGCTATAGCTAGTGGCGGAGGAAAGGTTTTAAGTCATTCTGAAGGGTACTATCCTGGAGAGGCCATCTCTTGGAGTCAGGTTTCCAATAGGCTACTTTCCTTGAATCATCCCTTTGCTAATGGGATAGTTAAGCCTGGATTTGGAGAGCCAGGGAGATGCCTTCCTCTCAAGGGCAGCAATGTTTTTATCATCATTGGCCTTAGGACTTCCATTTTTGCTGAAGCAATCAGTTTGGAGCATGTTTCAAAG AGAGTGGCATATGATTTAACAAGTGCACCAAAGCAATTCAAGGTTTATGGGTCAACTTCAAAAAATGAAAACCAGAAATCCTCATGGATTGTACTCGGAGAGTTCACTTATGATATTTACGCTGAGAAGTATATCCAGACCTTCAATTTACTAAATGGAAATAGTGCAGAGAAGAAGATAAGTAGGGTGAAACTACATATATTGTCCAACCATGGAAGCCAAACTCATACATGCATTTACAGGGTCCGGGTTCATGGCCATGAATAG